From Streptomyces sp. NBC_00683, one genomic window encodes:
- a CDS encoding alpha-mannosidase, translating into MHDDRTLVEGRLERALQQFVRPAQYAARTPLALSAWHAPGEPVPVADALGQAYEPFVTGTAWGKPWSTTWFRLTGSVPEEWSGRRVEVVVDPGFSGQGPGFQAEGMLYGTDGVPLKGIHPRNRHLTVSAAAKGGEPVSLLLEAAANPAVLEHGFEPTPLGDVLTAGDRPLYTFASADLAVLDEDVWHLVLDIEVLSELMGELPADRSRSHEILRALERMLDALDLHDVAGTAAAARAELAEALSRPASASAHRVSAAGHAHIDSAWLWPLRETVRKASRTFANVTALAQDYPELVFACSQAQQYAWVKEHQPHIWERIKQAVADGRWAPVGSMWVESDANMPGGEALARQIVHGKRFFTEELGVETEEIWLPDSFGYTAAFPQLARLAGVRWFLTQKLSWNQHNRMPHHTFWWEGIDGTRVFTHFPPVDTYNAQFHASELARAEKNFAEKGRASRSLVPFGWGDGGGGPTREMLEKARRLRDLEGSPRVEIEKPSAFFAAAEEEYGTEAPVWSGELYLELHRGTYTSQAATKRGNRRSEHLLREAELWATAAALRDPGYHYPYETLERIWKTVLLLQFHDILPGSSIAWVHREARDTYEAVRAELADVVAEAVTALGPPEGLVALNASPYDRSHVLELDADASGVLPSGAHVQALGEGRTAVAARTPALGAGLLDGSVVPDHAATATGTAEDGGIVLDNGLLRVTVDRDGLIASVRDLVAGRDVLAPGHRANLLQLHPDHPNHWDAWDIDRHYRRSRTDLTDADSVETVEAGPLRAAVRVVRSFGASRIVQELRLSAGSRQLDIDTEVDWQESEKVLKAAFPLDVHAERSTAEIQFGHVHRATHDNTGWDAARFEICAHRWLRVAEPGYGVAVLNDSTYGHEVTRTPHEAGLGTTVRLSLLRAPHSPDPHADLGTHRFRYALAPGAQVTDAVREGLALNLPLRAAVAPAVPSLVTTGHPAVTVESVKLAEDRGGDVVVRLYESAGGRADTTLRVGFPVVRAQITDLLERPVEEAVAGEDGLALSLRPFQILTVRLTPA; encoded by the coding sequence ATGCACGACGACCGCACACTGGTGGAGGGCCGCCTGGAGCGGGCGCTCCAGCAGTTCGTCCGCCCCGCCCAGTACGCGGCCCGGACCCCTCTGGCCCTCTCCGCCTGGCACGCCCCCGGCGAACCCGTGCCGGTGGCCGACGCGCTCGGTCAGGCGTACGAGCCCTTCGTGACCGGTACGGCATGGGGGAAGCCGTGGTCCACGACCTGGTTCCGGCTCACGGGCAGCGTGCCCGAGGAGTGGTCGGGACGCCGGGTGGAGGTGGTCGTCGATCCCGGGTTCTCCGGCCAGGGCCCGGGTTTCCAGGCGGAGGGGATGCTGTACGGCACCGACGGCGTCCCCCTCAAGGGCATCCATCCACGCAACCGGCACCTCACGGTCTCCGCGGCGGCGAAGGGCGGTGAGCCGGTCTCCCTGCTCCTGGAGGCGGCGGCCAACCCCGCCGTGCTGGAGCACGGCTTCGAACCGACCCCGCTCGGCGACGTACTGACCGCCGGGGACCGCCCCCTCTACACGTTCGCCTCCGCCGACCTCGCCGTCCTCGACGAGGACGTCTGGCATCTCGTCCTGGACATCGAGGTGCTGTCCGAGCTGATGGGCGAGCTGCCCGCCGACCGCTCCCGTAGCCACGAGATCCTGCGGGCGCTGGAACGCATGCTGGACGCCCTCGATCTGCACGATGTGGCAGGCACGGCGGCGGCGGCCCGGGCGGAGCTGGCCGAGGCCCTGTCCAGGCCCGCCTCCGCGAGCGCACACCGCGTGTCGGCGGCCGGGCACGCGCACATCGACTCGGCGTGGCTGTGGCCGCTGCGCGAGACGGTGCGCAAGGCCTCGCGCACCTTCGCCAACGTCACCGCTCTGGCCCAGGACTATCCGGAGCTGGTCTTCGCGTGCTCCCAGGCCCAGCAGTACGCCTGGGTGAAGGAGCATCAGCCGCACATCTGGGAGCGGATCAAGCAGGCGGTCGCGGACGGCCGGTGGGCACCGGTCGGCTCGATGTGGGTGGAGTCCGACGCCAACATGCCCGGCGGTGAGGCGCTGGCCCGGCAGATCGTGCACGGCAAGCGCTTCTTCACCGAGGAGCTCGGGGTCGAGACGGAGGAGATCTGGCTGCCGGACTCCTTCGGCTACACGGCGGCCTTCCCGCAGTTGGCCCGGCTGGCCGGGGTCCGGTGGTTCCTGACGCAGAAGCTGTCCTGGAACCAGCACAACAGGATGCCGCACCACACGTTCTGGTGGGAGGGCATCGACGGGACCCGGGTCTTCACGCATTTCCCTCCGGTGGACACGTACAACGCGCAGTTCCACGCAAGCGAACTCGCCCGCGCGGAGAAGAACTTCGCCGAGAAAGGCCGCGCCTCGCGCTCCCTGGTGCCGTTCGGCTGGGGCGACGGAGGGGGCGGGCCGACCCGCGAGATGCTGGAGAAGGCCCGCAGGCTCCGGGATCTGGAGGGCTCGCCCCGGGTCGAGATCGAGAAGCCCTCGGCGTTCTTCGCGGCGGCCGAGGAGGAGTACGGCACCGAGGCACCGGTCTGGTCGGGCGAGCTGTACCTGGAGCTGCACCGGGGGACGTACACCTCCCAGGCAGCCACCAAGCGCGGCAACCGCCGCAGTGAACACCTGCTGCGTGAGGCGGAGTTGTGGGCGACCGCGGCGGCCCTGCGCGACCCCGGCTACCACTACCCGTACGAGACGCTGGAGAGGATCTGGAAGACCGTTCTGCTGCTGCAGTTCCATGACATCCTGCCCGGCTCGTCCATCGCCTGGGTGCACCGCGAGGCCCGCGACACGTACGAGGCGGTGCGGGCGGAGCTCGCCGACGTGGTGGCCGAGGCCGTGACGGCGCTCGGCCCGCCGGAAGGTCTCGTGGCGCTCAACGCCTCGCCGTACGACCGCAGTCATGTGCTCGAACTGGACGCGGATGCGAGCGGAGTGCTGCCGTCGGGCGCCCATGTGCAGGCACTGGGCGAAGGGCGCACGGCGGTGGCGGCACGGACGCCGGCCCTGGGTGCGGGGCTGCTGGACGGCTCGGTGGTGCCGGACCACGCGGCCACGGCGACCGGCACCGCGGAGGACGGCGGAATCGTTCTGGACAACGGGCTCCTGCGGGTCACGGTCGACCGGGACGGGCTGATCGCCTCGGTGCGGGACCTGGTGGCCGGCCGGGACGTCCTCGCCCCCGGCCACCGGGCGAACCTCCTTCAGCTGCACCCGGATCACCCCAACCACTGGGACGCCTGGGACATCGACCGGCACTACCGCCGCTCGCGCACGGACCTGACGGACGCGGACTCCGTCGAGACGGTCGAGGCCGGGCCGCTGCGGGCCGCCGTCCGCGTGGTGCGCTCCTTCGGAGCGTCCCGGATCGTGCAGGAGCTGCGGCTCTCCGCGGGCAGCCGGCAGCTCGACATCGACACCGAGGTGGACTGGCAGGAGTCGGAGAAGGTCCTGAAGGCGGCCTTCCCGCTGGACGTCCACGCCGAACGGTCCACGGCCGAGATCCAGTTCGGCCATGTGCACCGGGCGACGCACGACAACACCGGCTGGGACGCGGCGCGTTTCGAGATCTGCGCACACCGCTGGCTGCGCGTCGCCGAACCGGGCTACGGCGTCGCGGTCCTCAACGACTCGACCTACGGCCACGAGGTGACACGGACCCCGCACGAGGCCGGGCTCGGCACGACCGTACGGCTGTCGCTGCTGCGCGCACCGCACAGCCCGGACCCGCACGCCGATCTCGGGACGCACCGCTTCCGCTACGCCCTGGCGCCCGGTGCGCAGGTCACCGATGCGGTGCGGGAGGGGCTGGCGCTCAACCTGCCGCTGCGGGCGGCGGTGGCCCCGGCCGTGCCGTCGCTGGTGACGACGGGGCATCCGGCCGTGACCGTGGAGTCGGTGAAGCTCGCCGAGGACCGCGGCGGTGATGTCGTCGTGCGGCTGTACGAGTCGGCCGGAGGGCGGGCGGACACCACTCTGCGGGTCGGTTTCCCCGTGGTGCGGGCGCAGATCACCGACCTCCTGGAGCGGCCGGTGGAAGAGGCCGTGGCCGGCGAGGACGGTCTTGCGCTGTCGCTCAGGCCCTTCCAGATCCTGACGGTGCGGCTGACACCCGCCTGA